ATGTATTAAGATAGACGCGAGTATGAATTTTGATAGTATTACTTGAAAGCGGATGTTTGTTTAGGTGATGGCGAACATAGGTTTCTAAATTCATCAATTCTGTTTCTTTAATTTCTGTTATTCGTTTTCCTTTCTTAAGTTCTCTAATGATATCTTCTCCACTAAGGCGTGTTGCACGCATATATCGAGGATTTTTCCATCTTCTTGTCATAAAAAAGGTAATTCTTTGAAAATTTATATGTGTTTCTTTCTTTTTGACTTTGTGTGAACAAGAAGCGTGTGCTTCTTTTTAAACGATTTGTATTAAGAATAAGAAAAAAGTAAAAATAAAATGCTCGGAAATAAATTTCCGGCACACTTTACAGCGAAATAAAGAAATTTATTTCTTTTTGTCTTCTGCTTTAACTTCGGGCTTAACTTTTTGAGTAGCTTCCTTTTCTTCTGCCTTTGCTTCTTTTGTTACTGCTGGCTTTTCAACAGTTTTTTGTGTTTCTGCATCTGGCTTATTAGTTTTAGCTTCAGTTTGTGAAGCAACAGGCTTCTTAACAGCTTCCTGCTTTTCTGCGTTCGGCTTGTCAGTTTTTGCTTCTGCTTTAGGAGCTTCTTTTTCTACAGGAGTTGCAGGTTTAGTTTCTGTTTTTATTTCTGTTGGCTTAGTTTCAGCTGTAGTTTTTGCATTTGCTTTCGCTGGTGCTTCTTCTTTTTTGTCGCCCTTTGCGCCTTTCACTGCTGCTTGTAATTTCTCTTTAGCAGATTTTGGCTCTTCTTTTTTCTCTTGTTGTTTGAAGTCTTTGTAAGCTACACCTTCAAGTTCTGCTCGTACGACACCTTCAGCATCTTTAGTTGCAGTAATTTTTACTCGAGGGGGCGGGTTCTTAATTCCTTTTGCCCAAAGTAATTCATTAAGTTGTGCGCCTAATTTGATGTTTTCGGATTTCATATGTCGTACAAGAAATGCCCGAAGTACAGAAACAGCTTTATTAGTTCGCTTGTAACGTGGTGTTTCTGCATATCCTCGTCTAAGAGGTACGGTGTAGGTTCGTGTTAATGTTTCATCTGCCATAATCTATCACCTATACTTTAGTTTTACCACGTCTCCATGAACGTTTTACTTCTGTGTGTCGTCCCGGGTGGATTTTTTTATTAGATCCGTAGATCTTTGGGATTGTCCAAAATGGAGCCCATCTTGTTTGTCGTCCAAGCTTTGCAAGTCGCTTCTTTTTTGCTGGTGGAATAACTCTTGCCATTTTACTTAGCCCCTCTATCAGTTTTCTGCTTTTCTGTGTTCGGCTTATCTGCTTCAGTGTCAGGCTTTGCAGTAGTTTTCTGCTGTTCAGCTTTTACTTCTTGTTTGCTTTCTTGTTTTGCAGTTTTTTCTTCCTTTGTAGCTTCTTGCTTTTCAGCTTTGTCTTCTGCTTTTGGCTTTTCAGCTTTTGCTTCTTCTTTAGCTGGCTTTGGCGAAGGTTTAGTTACTGGTTTGCTTGTTTTGATTGCTTTGCCAACTGTTTTTGCTGCTTTTGCTAGAATGCTTATGCCTGCAGGTGTGGTGATGCGTCCTTTGTGTGTGCCAACAGTATGTTGTTTAACAAGTTTTGCTGTTTCGAGTTGTTGCAGAATTGCGCGAATTACTTTTCCGCCTGCTCGTGTAAATTTATCAGGTTTATAGCCTCTGTTTTGTCTTCCCCCGTATCGGGTTCGAAGTTTGCTTACCCCTACTGGTCCTTCTTTATAGCACATTCGCAGAATGGATGCTGCTCGGATGTACCACCAGTCAGGATTTTTAGGCATAGTTTCTCTATGTGGTCCTGTTTTTGCATACAGTGCCCACTCCGGCATTTCTATATGGTTTTTTAATTCAGCGCTAGCCGCAATAATGAGCTTTTGCTGATCTATGTCGTATATCATTTTTGCTGTTCTTACCTCGTTTTTCAACGAACGTTGCATGTGAACTTTGTTCATCACGCAGATGACGCAAATTAAAAATTATTTTTGCGTTAGACAGAGCAAACGCGCTTCTCTTTATAAACAAAGTGGTTCTGTTTATAAACAAATCCTTAGAATTTTACTTTCACGCCAACTGGGCAGTGATCGCTTCCCAATACTTCTGGTAGAATAAATGCTTCTTTTACGTATTTCAAAGATTCTTTACTAGTCACAACATAATCAATACGCCAACCAATGTTGCGTGCTCGAGCGCTAAAGCGGTATGACCACCAGCTATATTCGATGGCATCGGGATGTAGCGTTCGGAATGTATCGACAAATCCTTCAGAAAGCAACTGCGTAAAAGCTCCTCGCTCTTCAAGAGTAAATCCTGGGTTGCCCATATTTGGTTTTGCATTCTTAATATCTATTTCGTTATGTGCAACATTAAGATCACCACAAATAAATATTGGTTTTATCTTGCTCATTTTTTTAGCAAACGCTCGAAGTTCTTTTTCAAACTCGAGTCGATAGTCCATGCGAAGAAGTCCGTGTTGCGCGTTTGGCGTATAAACACTTGCAACAAAGCATTGCTCAAATTCCAGCATCAACACTCTGCCTTCATCATCAAACTTCTCAATACCAATTCCTTTTATAACTGCTAGTGGTTTCTGTTTAGTATAGATGGCAACACCACTATAACCTTTCTTTTGTGCAGAGAAAAAGTATGAATAATAATCACCAATATCTGTGTGATGTTCCTCAAGGTTATCAATCTGAGCTTTCGTTTCTTGAATGCATAAAACGTCTGGATTATACTCCAACAAATACTTATCAAAACCTTTTTTAGCAACTGCCCGAAGACCGTTCACGTTCCAAGAATGTATTTCCATGATAATTTGTTTGCTGGGCTGATTTTTAAAGATATCTATGATTTGTCAAGTCGTGTGCTCATCTCT
Above is a genomic segment from Candidatus Woesearchaeota archaeon containing:
- a CDS encoding 60S ribosomal protein L31, with amino-acid sequence MADETLTRTYTVPLRRGYAETPRYKRTNKAVSVLRAFLVRHMKSENIKLGAQLNELLWAKGIKNPPPRVKITATKDAEGVVRAELEGVAYKDFKQQEKKEEPKSAKEKLQAAVKGAKGDKKEEAPAKANAKTTAETKPTEIKTETKPATPVEKEAPKAEAKTDKPNAEKQEAVKKPVASQTEAKTNKPDAETQKTVEKPAVTKEAKAEEKEATQKVKPEVKAEDKKK
- a CDS encoding 50S ribosomal protein L39e, which produces MARVIPPAKKKRLAKLGRQTRWAPFWTIPKIYGSNKKIHPGRHTEVKRSWRRGKTKV
- a CDS encoding 30S ribosomal protein S19e, yielding MIYDIDQQKLIIAASAELKNHIEMPEWALYAKTGPHRETMPKNPDWWYIRAASILRMCYKEGPVGVSKLRTRYGGRQNRGYKPDKFTRAGGKVIRAILQQLETAKLVKQHTVGTHKGRITTPAGISILAKAAKTVGKAIKTSKPVTKPSPKPAKEEAKAEKPKAEDKAEKQEATKEEKTAKQESKQEVKAEQQKTTAKPDTEADKPNTEKQKTDRGAK
- the xth gene encoding exodeoxyribonuclease III, producing the protein MEIHSWNVNGLRAVAKKGFDKYLLEYNPDVLCIQETKAQIDNLEEHHTDIGDYYSYFFSAQKKGYSGVAIYTKQKPLAVIKGIGIEKFDDEGRVLMLEFEQCFVASVYTPNAQHGLLRMDYRLEFEKELRAFAKKMSKIKPIFICGDLNVAHNEIDIKNAKPNMGNPGFTLEERGAFTQLLSEGFVDTFRTLHPDAIEYSWWSYRFSARARNIGWRIDYVVTSKESLKYVKEAFILPEVLGSDHCPVGVKVKF